The Methylomagnum ishizawai genome has a window encoding:
- the argS gene encoding arginine--tRNA ligase → MKKRLETLLRGAVARLQTEGALAADLEPTVLVERTRDAQHGDFATNLALALAKPARANPRQLAEKIAAALGPDPAVVKVEIAGPGFINFFLDPQAQFGVIRAIHDAGHGYGLGKAGAGIKVQVEFVSANPTGPLHVGHGRGAAYGAVVANLLAAAGFEVHREYYVNDAGRQMDILAASVWLRYLEACGETLVFPSNGYRGEYVRDVSRELHQRHGEGFRHPAAVVFADIPADEPQGGDKEIHIDALVARAKALLGPEGYRTVFDAGLDSILGDIRQDLEEFGVRYDQWFSERGLTETQAVERALRKLETAGYLYQKDGATWFASSRLGDEKDRVVVRENGQMTYFASDIAYHMDKLDRGFDRIINIWGADHHGYIPRVKAAIQALGGDPTKLDVLLVQFAVLYRGEEKVQMSTRSGEFVTLRQLRNEVGKDAARFFYVMRKSDQHMDFDLKLATSRTNENPVYYVQYAHARVCSVFRELDEKGWARDLALGMAHLDKLVEPHETALVGTLSRYPEVVEQSALQHAPHHLLHYLRELAAEFHTYYFAHKFLVEDAALRDARLNLIAAVRQVIANGLGLLDVSAPEAM, encoded by the coding sequence ATGAAAAAACGCCTGGAAACCCTGTTGCGGGGCGCGGTCGCCCGTTTGCAAACCGAGGGCGCGCTGGCCGCCGATTTGGAACCTACCGTCCTGGTGGAACGCACCCGCGATGCCCAGCACGGCGATTTCGCCACCAATCTCGCCCTGGCCCTCGCCAAACCGGCCCGCGCCAACCCCCGGCAATTGGCGGAGAAGATCGCCGCCGCGCTCGGCCCCGATCCCGCCGTGGTCAAGGTGGAGATCGCGGGGCCGGGCTTCATCAATTTCTTCCTCGACCCCCAAGCCCAGTTCGGCGTGATCCGCGCCATCCACGACGCGGGGCATGGCTACGGCCTGGGCAAGGCCGGGGCCGGGATCAAGGTCCAGGTGGAATTCGTCTCGGCCAATCCCACCGGCCCCTTGCATGTCGGCCACGGGCGCGGCGCGGCCTATGGCGCGGTGGTGGCGAATTTGTTGGCGGCGGCGGGCTTCGAGGTCCACCGCGAATATTATGTGAACGACGCCGGGCGGCAGATGGACATCCTCGCCGCCAGCGTGTGGCTGCGCTATCTGGAAGCCTGCGGCGAAACCCTGGTCTTCCCCAGCAACGGCTATCGCGGCGAATATGTGCGGGACGTTTCCAGGGAACTGCACCAGCGCCACGGCGAGGGCTTCCGTCATCCCGCCGCCGTGGTGTTCGCCGATATCCCCGCCGACGAACCGCAAGGCGGCGACAAGGAAATCCACATCGACGCCCTGGTCGCCCGCGCCAAAGCCCTGCTCGGCCCGGAAGGCTACCGCACGGTGTTCGATGCCGGACTCGACAGCATCCTCGGCGATATCCGCCAGGACTTGGAAGAATTCGGCGTCCGCTACGACCAATGGTTCTCCGAACGCGGCCTGACCGAAACCCAGGCGGTGGAACGCGCCCTGCGAAAGCTGGAAACGGCGGGTTATCTCTATCAAAAGGACGGGGCGACCTGGTTCGCGTCCAGCCGCCTGGGCGACGAGAAGGACCGGGTGGTGGTGCGCGAAAACGGCCAGATGACCTATTTCGCCTCCGATATCGCCTACCACATGGACAAGCTGGACCGCGGCTTCGACCGGATCATCAACATCTGGGGCGCGGACCACCACGGCTATATCCCCAGAGTGAAGGCCGCCATCCAGGCCTTGGGGGGCGACCCCACCAAGCTGGACGTGCTGCTGGTGCAATTCGCCGTGCTGTACCGGGGCGAGGAAAAAGTGCAGATGTCCACCCGCTCCGGCGAGTTCGTGACCCTGCGCCAACTCCGCAACGAAGTCGGCAAGGACGCGGCGCGGTTCTTCTACGTGATGCGGAAATCCGACCAGCACATGGATTTCGACCTCAAGCTGGCGACCTCCCGCACCAACGAGAACCCGGTCTACTACGTGCAATACGCCCACGCCCGCGTGTGCAGCGTGTTCCGCGAACTGGACGAGAAAGGCTGGGCCCGCGACCTCGCGCTGGGCATGGCGCACCTCGACAAGCTGGTCGAACCGCATGAAACCGCCCTGGTCGGCACCTTGTCGCGCTACCCGGAAGTGGTCGAGCAATCGGCCCTGCAACACGCCCCGCACCATCTCCTGCACTATCTGCGGGAACTGGCGGCGGAATTCCACACCTACTATTTCGCCCACAAGTTCCTGGTGGAGGACGCCGCCCTGCGCGACGCCCGCCTCAACCTGATCGCCGCCGTCCGGCAGGTGATCGCCAACGGCCTGGGCCTACTGGACGTATCGGCCCCCGAAGCCATGTAA
- a CDS encoding LamG-like jellyroll fold domain-containing protein, translating to MRHALSHPLVFPRALFILPGLLSGSDPASAAQTILSWDAVPGASGYKLYYGTHSRDYGITPLAVTAQADATTATAAPLDPGQTYYFAVTAYDANGGESPYSNEVSATLPGTVASFSVNPPSALGSTGTPFTFQDTSIGNIVQRAWALGDGATASTASVSKNYAAPGTYTVTLKVTASDGGSGTAQRTITVASPSTAAFSAAPTSGTAPLTVRFSDASTGATAWNWQFGDGTGSMERNPQHTYQPGTYTVTLQTSGPVGRVATLTKTGYIQVAAPSGNSGGGGLVAAYGFDETSGATAADASGQGNPGAVTGATWTAAGHYGGALSFNGANNWVTVGDSPSLDLNGTLTLEAWVYPATAMSGSKTVAVKANGGGKVYWLRANNISGHPEGGIQQSGGPLRTEGTSPLPPQQWSHLAMTYDGAQETLYVNGQAVSTQTLSGPILTSGGALLIGGQPGGGYGAFFQGILDELRIYNRALSPAEIARDAKTPIASPVPAPLLGDNALFDLSDSDPQGEAEAFQTVAKQTGTLGTLRLYLDAGSTATDLVAGVYDDQGGHPGRLLAQGRLNTPQAGAWNTVALPAAQVGAGRPYWIAVLGVQGDLAFRVSPSTTIPMESCADTGLNALPEAWTTGRVWPNGKMAAYVVGR from the coding sequence CGGTATCACCCCACTGGCGGTCACCGCGCAAGCCGACGCCACCACGGCCACCGCCGCCCCGCTCGATCCCGGCCAAACCTACTATTTCGCCGTCACCGCCTACGATGCCAACGGCGGGGAAAGCCCCTATTCCAACGAGGTCAGCGCCACCCTCCCCGGCACCGTGGCCAGTTTTTCGGTAAACCCGCCTTCCGCCCTGGGTTCGACCGGCACCCCGTTCACCTTCCAGGACACCTCGATCGGCAACATCGTCCAACGCGCCTGGGCCCTCGGGGACGGCGCCACCGCCAGCACCGCCTCGGTCAGCAAGAACTACGCGGCTCCCGGCACCTACACCGTGACCCTGAAGGTCACGGCCAGCGACGGCGGCAGCGGCACCGCCCAGCGCACGATCACGGTCGCCTCCCCGTCGACCGCCGCCTTCAGCGCCGCTCCGACCTCGGGCACGGCTCCTTTGACCGTGCGCTTCAGCGATGCCTCGACCGGCGCGACCGCCTGGAATTGGCAGTTCGGCGACGGCACCGGCAGCATGGAACGGAATCCGCAGCACACCTATCAGCCCGGCACCTATACCGTGACGCTCCAGACCAGCGGCCCCGTCGGCAGAGTAGCGACCCTCACCAAAACCGGCTACATCCAAGTCGCCGCGCCCAGCGGGAATAGCGGCGGCGGCGGTTTGGTGGCGGCCTACGGCTTCGACGAAACCAGCGGCGCGACGGCGGCGGACGCCTCCGGGCAGGGTAATCCTGGCGCGGTCACGGGGGCCACCTGGACCGCCGCAGGCCATTACGGCGGAGCCTTGTCCTTCAACGGCGCCAACAACTGGGTCACCGTCGGCGATAGCCCCTCGCTGGATTTGAACGGCACCCTGACCCTGGAAGCCTGGGTTTATCCGGCCACCGCCATGAGCGGCAGCAAGACCGTGGCCGTGAAGGCGAACGGCGGCGGCAAGGTCTACTGGCTGCGGGCGAACAATATCTCCGGCCATCCCGAAGGCGGCATCCAGCAAAGCGGCGGGCCACTCCGGACCGAGGGCACCTCCCCCTTGCCCCCCCAGCAATGGTCCCATCTGGCCATGACCTATGATGGCGCGCAGGAAACCCTATACGTCAACGGCCAAGCCGTGTCCACACAGACCCTGTCCGGCCCGATCTTGACTTCCGGCGGGGCATTGCTGATCGGCGGCCAGCCCGGTGGTGGCTACGGGGCTTTTTTCCAGGGCATCCTGGACGAGCTACGGATTTACAACCGCGCCCTGTCCCCGGCGGAAATCGCCCGCGACGCCAAAACCCCGATTGCCAGCCCGGTCCCCGCGCCGTTGCTTGGCGACAATGCCTTGTTCGACCTCTCCGACAGCGATCCGCAAGGCGAGGCGGAAGCCTTCCAAACGGTCGCCAAGCAAACCGGCACCCTCGGCACGCTCCGGCTCTACCTGGACGCGGGCTCGACCGCGACGGACTTGGTCGCGGGCGTCTATGACGATCAAGGCGGGCATCCGGGCAGGTTGCTCGCGCAAGGCCGCTTGAACACGCCCCAGGCCGGGGCTTGGAACACGGTCGCGCTGCCTGCCGCCCAGGTCGGCGCGGGCCGGCCCTATTGGATCGCCGTCCTCGGTGTCCAGGGCGATCTCGCCTTCCGGGTATCGCCGTCCACCACGATACCGATGGAATCCTGCGCCGACACCGGCCTCAACGCCCTGCCGGAGGCCTGGACCACGGGCCGGGTCTGGCCGAATGGGAAGATGGCGGCTTATGTGGTGGGACGTTGA
- a CDS encoding DOMON-like domain-containing protein, whose protein sequence is MPAIVLQPHPATPCAAVHRCQVRAGLDPAGRLALEYTLEGDIDGLLVPAPAALGRTDGLWRHTCCEAFLARPGLPGYLEFNFSPSGAWAAYRFRAYREGMALAEPARPPLVQVRRAAHRFVLSATVELRGLVPEPAGTACRMALSAVLEDREGGLSYWALAHPPGRPDFHHGHGFALALSPSHP, encoded by the coding sequence ATGCCCGCTATCGTTTTGCAGCCCCATCCCGCCACGCCCTGTGCCGCCGTCCATCGTTGCCAGGTCCGGGCCGGGCTCGATCCTGCGGGGCGCTTGGCGCTGGAATACACGCTGGAGGGCGATATCGACGGCCTCCTTGTTCCCGCGCCCGCCGCCTTGGGCCGGACCGATGGCTTGTGGCGGCATACTTGCTGCGAGGCGTTCCTGGCCCGGCCCGGCCTCCCTGGTTATCTCGAATTCAATTTCTCGCCTTCCGGGGCCTGGGCGGCCTACCGTTTCCGGGCCTACCGCGAGGGCATGGCGCTGGCGGAACCCGCCCGGCCGCCGCTGGTCCAGGTCCGCCGCGCCGCCCATCGGTTCGTATTGAGCGCGACCGTCGAACTGCGGGGGCTGGTGCCCGAGCCCGCCGGGACGGCTTGCCGCATGGCCTTGTCCGCCGTGCTGGAGGACCGGGAGGGCGGGCTGTCCTACTGGGCCTTGGCCCATCCCCCGGGCCGGCCGGATTTCCACCACGGCCACGGTTTCGCCCTGGCCTTGTCCCCTTCCCATCCCTAG
- a CDS encoding tetratricopeptide repeat protein, whose product MPDSPSYDLLISHTPAHSPAVRPLLEALRPLGVSYRTAPARECPELPPGFGLAKACLVWASEDYFQSRAAQTQLAAAYLAQDRDAAPAARRLLLVNAAAGTRHIYPVPLRDWRYAIAPEPQDASGHAALAAALRAHCAGLAEPLAQTRPPTAPPWYAAHQARPEPTLIFLRRERELWDIHALLDPAPTPATAEPGPVVAVAGIEGQGKSTLAREYAHRFGPAFPGGIFWLTAREAKPIASVADLAENPPLKMQLLAFLHALSPQDPTPPTADTPTLLDRLGSHLAEAGQPFLWIVDDLPEGLNGPAFQQWLAPAAPLGRTLLTTRSQRYDEQVECIHLPPLDEETAWHLLTWNLPPTSGPERAATARLLDELGRQPLAITAANAAARGNRRQRNAPYTALRRRLGDPAHGAVIVASNLHSGLPKAQETALAGALLAAMSAMGEAGHDLLRLAANLADAPLPVDFVVDCLAGSGLCEEPQRQHPLRARCLELLGIPQPSAAELAHRHAGSGIAALDRLGLGEVAGGSLHLHSLTIHAMRIANHDLRRLAALHRAAVGVLHDLAGTCAAAGDWRRLAALAPHARALTADPREHSAQETQADLAHRARLAAFLGDMDMAHGLPQRALEMYRHAGAGLARAVAADAEAWDWLADLARVRECTGDILSARGDAAGALDTYLKSLRIRKRLTAQDPGREDWQLGQWSLYLKAGEALAQGGDLDKARNSYRAGLTQRSALPPAALADGEREYALAAAFERLAGLYRKKKQAEAALDALKPALEIYQKLAGPPPSNPKFAPAPARVHGQLAEILRERGETQPALEHYRQAIAAYTQLSGQDSANLDWKRQLAQCHRWAGEISAAQSQPEEAIKHYRARTNLLKRLISPGPPDAALQREIAVNYAKLGLLCDQTGDSPTALGYYRKALAGAAQWAELVPDDHSLHSELAWVEQRLAQEKTQSAA is encoded by the coding sequence GTGCCAGACTCCCCCAGCTACGACCTGCTCATCAGCCACACCCCCGCCCACAGCCCAGCGGTGCGCCCGCTGCTCGAAGCCCTGCGCCCGCTGGGCGTTTCCTACCGCACCGCGCCGGCCCGCGAATGCCCCGAGTTGCCCCCCGGCTTCGGCCTGGCCAAAGCCTGCCTGGTCTGGGCTTCGGAAGACTATTTCCAATCCCGCGCCGCCCAAACCCAATTGGCCGCGGCCTACCTCGCCCAAGACCGCGACGCCGCCCCCGCCGCCCGCCGCCTCCTGCTGGTCAACGCCGCCGCCGGAACCCGGCATATCTATCCGGTGCCACTCCGGGACTGGCGCTACGCCATCGCGCCGGAGCCGCAAGACGCATCCGGCCATGCCGCGCTGGCCGCGGCCCTCCGCGCCCATTGCGCGGGACTCGCCGAACCCCTGGCCCAAACCCGCCCGCCCACCGCGCCGCCCTGGTACGCGGCCCATCAGGCGCGGCCCGAACCGACCTTGATCTTCCTGCGGCGCGAGCGGGAACTCTGGGATATCCACGCATTGCTGGACCCCGCCCCCACACCCGCCACGGCGGAACCCGGCCCGGTGGTCGCGGTGGCGGGCATCGAAGGCCAGGGCAAATCCACCTTGGCGCGGGAATACGCCCACCGTTTCGGCCCCGCCTTCCCCGGCGGCATTTTCTGGCTGACGGCGCGGGAAGCCAAGCCCATCGCCAGCGTGGCCGATCTGGCCGAGAATCCGCCGCTCAAGATGCAGCTCCTGGCCTTCCTGCACGCCCTGTCGCCGCAAGACCCAACCCCGCCCACCGCCGACACCCCCACCCTGTTGGACCGGTTGGGCAGCCACCTCGCCGAGGCCGGACAACCGTTCCTGTGGATCGTGGACGACCTGCCCGAAGGACTGAACGGCCCGGCGTTCCAGCAATGGCTGGCCCCGGCGGCCCCGCTGGGCCGCACCCTCCTCACCACCCGCAGCCAGCGCTACGACGAACAGGTCGAATGCATCCACCTCCCGCCCCTGGACGAGGAAACCGCGTGGCACCTGCTGACCTGGAACCTGCCGCCCACCAGCGGTCCCGAGCGGGCCGCGACCGCCCGGCTGCTGGACGAATTGGGCCGCCAACCGCTGGCGATCACGGCGGCCAACGCCGCCGCCCGTGGCAACCGCCGCCAACGCAACGCCCCCTACACCGCCTTGCGGCGGCGGCTGGGCGACCCGGCCCACGGGGCCGTGATCGTCGCCTCCAACCTGCACAGCGGCCTGCCCAAGGCCCAGGAAACCGCCCTGGCCGGCGCTCTGCTCGCGGCCATGAGCGCCATGGGCGAAGCGGGCCATGATTTGCTGCGGCTGGCGGCGAACCTGGCCGATGCGCCCTTGCCGGTGGATTTCGTGGTGGACTGCCTCGCGGGCAGCGGCCTGTGCGAGGAGCCACAACGCCAACATCCGCTGCGGGCGCGTTGCCTGGAACTCCTGGGGATACCACAGCCCAGCGCCGCCGAACTGGCCCACCGCCACGCCGGGTCGGGTATCGCCGCGCTGGACCGGCTGGGCCTGGGCGAAGTGGCCGGTGGTAGCCTGCACCTGCATTCCCTCACCATCCACGCCATGCGTATCGCCAACCACGACCTGCGCCGGCTGGCGGCGCTGCACCGGGCGGCGGTCGGCGTCCTGCACGATTTGGCCGGAACCTGCGCGGCGGCGGGCGATTGGCGGCGCTTGGCGGCGCTGGCCCCCCACGCCCGCGCCTTGACGGCGGACCCCCGCGAACACAGCGCCCAGGAAACCCAGGCCGACCTCGCCCACCGCGCCCGGCTGGCCGCGTTCCTGGGCGATATGGACATGGCGCACGGCCTGCCGCAACGCGCCCTGGAGATGTACCGCCACGCCGGGGCGGGTTTGGCGCGGGCGGTGGCGGCGGACGCCGAAGCCTGGGACTGGCTGGCCGATCTGGCGCGGGTGCGGGAATGCACCGGCGATATCCTGTCTGCGCGGGGCGACGCGGCGGGCGCGCTCGACACCTATTTGAAAAGCCTCCGCATCCGCAAGCGCCTGACCGCCCAAGACCCCGGCCGCGAGGATTGGCAACTCGGGCAATGGAGCCTTTATCTCAAGGCCGGGGAAGCCCTGGCCCAGGGCGGCGACCTGGACAAGGCCCGCAACAGCTACCGGGCCGGGCTGACCCAGCGCTCGGCCCTGCCCCCGGCAGCCCTGGCCGACGGCGAGCGGGAATACGCCCTGGCGGCGGCCTTCGAGCGGTTGGCCGGGCTATACCGCAAAAAGAAACAAGCCGAAGCGGCCCTGGACGCCTTGAAACCGGCTTTGGAGATTTACCAAAAACTGGCCGGGCCGCCGCCTTCGAATCCCAAATTCGCCCCGGCCCCGGCGCGGGTCCATGGCCAGCTCGCCGAAATACTGCGCGAGCGCGGCGAAACCCAGCCCGCCCTGGAACATTACCGGCAGGCCATCGCCGCCTACACCCAGCTCTCGGGCCAGGATTCCGCCAACCTGGACTGGAAACGCCAACTGGCCCAATGCCATCGGTGGGCGGGCGAAATCTCGGCGGCGCAATCCCAGCCGGAAGAAGCCATCAAGCACTACCGCGCCCGCACCAACCTGCTCAAGCGCCTAATCTCGCCAGGCCCCCCCGACGCCGCGCTACAGCGGGAAATCGCGGTCAACTACGCCAAGCTGGGCCTGTTGTGCGACCAGACCGGGGATAGCCCCACCGCCCTGGGCTATTACCGCAAGGCGCTGGCCGGGGCCGCGCAATGGGCCGAATTGGTGCCCGACGATCACAGCCTGCACAGCGAATTGGCCTGGGTGGAACAGCGCCTCGCCCAGGAGAAAACCCAGTCGGCGGCTTGA
- a CDS encoding exo-beta-N-acetylmuramidase NamZ family protein yields MRFGIDRLLEDATLRAPLKGRRVALLAHPASVTAEGVHSLDALAALDDIHLSAAFGPQHGLRGDKQDNMVESPDFRDPAHGIPVYSLYGAVRRPTAAMMDGFDVLLVDLQDLGCRIYTFITTLRYVLEEAARHGKAVWVLDRPNPVGRPVEGSILEPGWESFVGAGPLPMRHGLTLGELGHWFVARLGLEVDYQVVAMAGWEPERAPGYGWPLGARAWINPSPNAPNLWMARCYAGTVMLEGTTLSEGRGTTRPLEGFGAPDLDAERLVATMRGLAPDWLRGCRLRTCWFEPTFHKHAGRLCAGVQIQVEDGAYDHAAFRPWRLQALAFKALRKLDPDYPLWRDFPYEYEYDRLAIDLINGGGDLRLWVDDAAAEPGDLEAWAGPDEAAWLAEREAVLLYR; encoded by the coding sequence ATGCGATTCGGCATAGACCGCCTGCTCGAAGATGCCACCCTGCGCGCGCCCTTGAAGGGGCGGCGGGTGGCTTTGCTGGCCCACCCGGCCTCGGTGACGGCGGAGGGCGTCCACAGCCTGGACGCCCTGGCGGCGCTGGACGATATCCACCTGAGCGCCGCCTTCGGGCCCCAGCACGGTTTGCGCGGCGACAAGCAGGACAATATGGTCGAATCGCCCGATTTCCGCGATCCGGCCCACGGCATTCCGGTGTATAGCCTGTATGGCGCGGTGCGCCGCCCCACGGCGGCGATGATGGACGGCTTCGATGTGCTGCTGGTGGATTTGCAGGATTTGGGGTGCCGCATCTACACCTTCATCACCACCCTGCGCTATGTGCTGGAGGAAGCCGCCCGCCATGGCAAAGCGGTCTGGGTGCTGGACCGGCCCAATCCGGTGGGGCGTCCGGTCGAGGGTTCGATCCTCGAACCGGGGTGGGAGAGCTTCGTCGGGGCGGGACCGTTGCCGATGCGCCATGGCTTGACCCTGGGCGAGTTGGGCCATTGGTTCGTGGCGCGATTGGGCCTGGAGGTGGATTACCAAGTGGTGGCGATGGCGGGCTGGGAGCCGGAGCGGGCACCCGGCTACGGCTGGCCCCTGGGCGCGCGGGCCTGGATCAATCCCAGCCCCAACGCGCCCAACCTGTGGATGGCGCGGTGCTATGCGGGCACGGTGATGTTGGAGGGCACCACGCTGTCGGAAGGCCGCGGCACCACCCGCCCGCTGGAAGGTTTCGGTGCCCCCGATCTGGACGCGGAGCGGCTGGTCGCCACCATGCGCGGCCTGGCCCCGGACTGGCTGCGCGGCTGCCGTTTGCGGACCTGCTGGTTCGAGCCGACCTTCCACAAGCATGCGGGGCGGCTGTGCGCCGGGGTGCAAATCCAGGTCGAGGATGGCGCCTACGACCACGCCGCGTTCCGGCCCTGGCGCTTGCAGGCGCTGGCGTTCAAGGCCTTGCGCAAGCTCGATCCCGATTATCCCTTGTGGCGGGATTTCCCCTACGAATACGAATACGACCGGCTCGCCATCGATCTCATCAACGGCGGCGGGGACTTGCGCCTGTGGGTGGACGACGCCGCGGCGGAGCCGGGCGACCTCGAAGCCTGGGCCGGGCCGGACGAGGCGGCGTGGTTGGCGGAGCGGGAGGCGGTGTTGCTGTATCGCTGA
- a CDS encoding SPOR domain-containing protein → MSKDYKNRIPAYRRENKRNRPARAWGWAGAVLLGLGGLTALGMHFFGAGGGEPTAAAETTDMPMPTQPKPGDGKKPPPSQGQATKPGKPPEPAPAPPAPVEPRFSFYKVLPEKEVIIPENEIKTLKREEESLGKPAQSGIYMVQAGSFTHQQDAEKLKAQLGLLKIKAKLEMIKLENTAWFRVKIGPYASLADADKVRQYLRANKIDSVVQRATK, encoded by the coding sequence ATGTCCAAGGACTATAAAAACCGCATCCCCGCCTATCGCCGCGAAAACAAGCGCAACCGCCCGGCGCGTGCCTGGGGCTGGGCCGGGGCGGTGCTCCTCGGACTCGGGGGATTGACGGCCTTGGGCATGCATTTCTTCGGGGCGGGCGGCGGGGAACCGACGGCAGCGGCGGAAACCACGGACATGCCCATGCCGACCCAGCCCAAGCCGGGCGATGGCAAGAAGCCGCCGCCAAGCCAAGGCCAAGCCACCAAGCCGGGCAAGCCCCCGGAACCCGCCCCGGCACCGCCCGCGCCGGTCGAACCGCGCTTCAGCTTCTACAAGGTGCTGCCGGAAAAGGAAGTCATCATCCCCGAGAACGAGATCAAGACCCTCAAGCGGGAAGAGGAAAGCCTGGGCAAACCGGCCCAGAGCGGCATCTACATGGTGCAGGCCGGTTCCTTCACCCACCAGCAGGACGCCGAGAAATTGAAGGCCCAGCTCGGCCTGCTCAAGATCAAGGCCAAGCTGGAAATGATCAAGCTGGAAAACACCGCCTGGTTCCGGGTCAAGATCGGTCCCTACGCCAGCCTCGCCGACGCCGACAAGGTGCGGCAATACCTCCGCGCCAACAAGATCGACAGCGTGGTGCAGCGGGCGACCAAGTAG